Part of the Arachis hypogaea cultivar Tifrunner chromosome 6, arahy.Tifrunner.gnm2.J5K5, whole genome shotgun sequence genome, ATGGGGTGGCTTTTATCAGCAGTTGCCCAAGACGCGAACAACCAATTTTATGTGGTTGCATATGGGGTCGTCAGGGCTGAGACGAAGGATGCCTGGAAATGGTTCCTCACTAACCTTCAGGCAGACATAGGAGACAACATAAATCATGGCTGGAACTTCATTTCAGATCAACAAAAGGTTTGATGTTTGCTTGGTTCATTGTTGCACACTTACTATATATTTGCTGAGTTCTAAATGATGGCTGCTCATGTTCAATGCAGGGTTTACTCCCTGCCTTAAAGGAAGTCATGCCAAAAGCCAGGCACAGGAACTGCGTGATGCACATGTGGAAGAACTTCGTTAATAGATTCAAAGATCTATACATAAGAGAGGTTGTCTGGGAGTGTGCCAGATGCACAACAGTTGCAGAGTTCAAAGACTGTATGGAACGGCTGAAGGCAGTGAATCAGGGGGCTTGGGAATACCTCTCCAAGTTTGAGCCAGAGACATGGGTCAAGGCTTATTTTTCACATGGCCCGAAAGTTGATAACCTCACCAACAACATGTGTGAGGTGTTCAATACCAAAATAGTTAACTATCGCTGCAAGCCAATCCTCACTATGTGTGAAGAGATCAGGTGTTACCTGATGAGGAGGATGGTAAACCACAAGCGAGTTTTGGAAAATCACCCTGGTAAACTAGCACCAGTGCAGCAAAAACGGTTGGAAAAATTACTGACTCTTAGCACAAAGTGGGTGGCAGAGTGGGTTGGagataatgaaagaaaaaggTTTGAGGTGAGCCGCAAAGGAGTCAAGGTTGATGTGGACCTGATTAAGTACACATGCTCCTGCAATCGATGGCAACTTACTGGTAATTGTTTGTTCACCTATAGTTGTTAACTGTTTCTTCACATGTAACTTACCTATTCTATACTCTGAGTTAAGCCTGAATACATTTTTTTGGGTAGGAATGCCATGCACACATGCCCTTGCTGCTATAATGAAAAGGCGTGACAGGGCTGAAGATTACGTGCACCCCTGGTTGTGTATGGAATCCATAAAACGGACTTACTCACATTGCATCAAACCAGTCCCCAGTGCAGATTTCTGGCCCCGAACTGAATACTCAGCACCAGAACCTCCCATCATCAAGAGGCCTATTGGCCGGCCAAAAGTTCACAACAGACAGAAAGATCCTGCTGAGCCATTGATGCAAGGGGGAAAATTGAAGAAGTCATTCTCCGTGGCTTGCAGTAAGTGTGGTGAAAAGGGCCACAACTACAAAACCTGCAAAGGAGCTCCATCAAACCCCAATTGGAAGCCGAAAACAAAGAAGcctaagaagaaagaaggaggcaGCTCTCAACAACTGGTTGTGCTTCCTTTGTCACAGTCAGCTCCAACTGCAGGGGTAAGTTTGCATTCCCTATTTGTGGTTTGAATAACACACTCTTCTGGAATTGCTGAGTTAGAAATAACTTTATCAGGGACTGATCTGTCTTACTATCTAATAGGATAGGGTTTAATGCATATTAGTATGGAATTCCTCAGGGATCAATATGTCTTAGTATAGAAATTCTAGGGGACTCATCTGTTTTATTATCATGCTTATTGATCATGTTCATTAACTCTCCAGGATTCTTCAAGTAGCCAACCAAGCAATACCACACCCCTGCAACAACCAACTGCTGTAACTATTTAGTTTCTTGTCTTTCTGATCAATTACATATATGACTTGTTTGAAACCAGTTGATGTGTTTTATTTTTACCCCATCTTTTGGTATGCTATTACGTGCAGGTTACGAGTGCAGCTACACCAAACCCTGCAAATGTTGCACCAGCTCCATCCAGATTTACTAGATCCACACTTGTGATACCAACTCCGGGAGCAAGAGTCACTCCATTCAGGCCACCCGCCCCAACAACAACCCCTCCAAGTAAAGTTCCAGGCAAGGTTCCATCGATGGTTAACAACACTTCTCGCCTTAAACATTCAAAATTCAGACCTAAGCAGAAGATCTTCAGGCCACCGGCACCACTGACTCAAGGACAGTCTAGCACACCGCAAGTAGCACCAGCTGAGGAAGACCCCAAAACAATAACACCAACTGAACAAATTTCTAAGGAATCAACATGATTGACGGCTGACGATATTATGCTTTTTTTGGTTTATGTATGACCCAATGTAAATGATAACCGGAAATTCTAGATACTGTTTCCTTTTTTTGGTTTGGGTCTTTATTTTGGTTCAAACAATA contains:
- the LOC140173393 gene encoding uncharacterized protein; the encoded protein is MQGLLPALKEVMPKARHRNCVMHMWKNFVNRFKDLYIREVVWECARCTTVAEFKDCMERLKAVNQGAWEYLSKFEPETWVKAYFSHGPKVDNLTNNMCEVFNTKIVNYRCKPILTMCEEIRCYLMRRMVNHKRVLENHPGKLAPVQQKRLEKLLTLSTKWVAEWVGDNERKRFEVSRKGVKVDVDLIKYTCSCNRWQLTGMPCTHALAAIMKRRDRAEDYVHPWLCMESIKRTYSHCIKPVPSADFWPRTEYSAPEPPIIKRPIGRPKVHNRQKDPAEPLMQGGKLKKSFSVACSKCGEKGHNYKTCKGAPSNPNWKPKTKKPKKKEGGSSQQLVVLPLSQSAPTAGDSSSSQPSNTTPLQQPTAVTSAATPNPANVAPAPSRFTRSTLVIPTPGARVTPFRPPAPTTTPPSKVPGKVPSMVNNTSRLKHSKFRPKQKIFRPPAPLTQGQSSTPQVAPAEEDPKTITPTEQISKEST